A single region of the Mycoplasma mycoides subsp. mycoides SC str. PG1 genome encodes:
- a CDS encoding DNA adenine methylase, with protein MKNIKPVISYYGLKYRMLKNIFSVLNLNSSDIFLDLFAGSGIVGVNAKHLFNCQTIINDYDNVLPLNLTYALKNILSFEGNLKNYTKKRLDYFIKRLDNGWIDKLNQYNKILQTIDITLFDYKQILKNIINNKNKVTKLYADPPYFNKTGMYKNSFTIQDHIDLYNLLSELKIQTKIVISYNDEPFIKELYKDWNIIEINKTNVCGINKNSSKVKELLITNI; from the coding sequence ATGAAAAATATTAAGCCAGTTATTAGTTATTATGGTTTAAAATATAGAATGTTGAAAAACATTTTTAGTGTTTTAAATTTAAATTCATCTGACATATTTTTAGATTTATTTGCTGGTAGTGGAATTGTTGGAGTTAATGCTAAACATTTATTTAACTGTCAAACTATTATTAATGATTATGATAATGTTTTACCTTTAAATTTAACTTATGCTTTAAAAAATATTTTAAGTTTTGAAGGCAATTTAAAAAACTATACTAAAAAAAGATTAGATTATTTTATTAAAAGACTTGATAATGGTTGGATTGATAAGCTAAATCAGTATAACAAAATTTTACAAACTATTGATATTACTCTTTTTGATTACAAACAAATATTAAAAAATATTATTAATAATAAAAATAAAGTTACTAAATTATATGCAGATCCACCTTATTTTAATAAGACAGGAATGTATAAAAATAGTTTTACTATTCAAGACCATATTGATTTATATAACTTATTATCTGAACTAAAAATTCAAACTAAAATAGTTATTAGTTATAATGATGAACCTTTTATAAAAGAATTATATAAAGATTGAAATATTATTGAAATTAATAAGACTAATGTTTGTGGAATTAATAAAAACTCATCAAAAGTTAAAGAGTTATTAATAACAAATATTTAA